The Deinococcus metallilatus genome segment AGGCTGAGTTCTTTTGCGGCCTCCAGGTGCCGCTCCTTCTCCTCTTCGGGGACGCCGACCAGCGGCCCCAGCCAGTAGTCGTTCTGCGGCCAGTTCACCAGGGTCACGTCCCCGGTGGGGGGGCAGTAGTGCCTTCCCGCCACGATGCGGCGGTAGTGCCAGAAGTCGCCCTTGTGTGCCCTCTCGACGGGATCGCTGAAGAGGTCGCGGTAGACCGGCGCGTCGGTGATGGGGTGCGGGTAGGTCCAGGAGAGCTGCGGCGCGGGCCAGAAGGGGGCCTGGTAGCGGCGCCAGTAGTCGTAACTCTGTGGCTGCGGGATAGTGTGGTCCTCGCCTTCCCGGTGGTCCATGGCGAAGCACCAGGTAATGGCCTGCTGATTGAGGGGGTCCGCCTCGTGCAGCGCGTGCGGCTCGCCCGTCTCGCCCTGCCCTTCGGCACCGATCACGCTTTCCGCGCCGCTCAGCTCGGTGAGTTCCCCGAGTTCCGTCGCGTCGAGGAAAGAGGCGGCGTGGACGGTGTGTTCCTCCCCCGACTCGTGCTGGAAGGTCACCGCCCCGATCTGGTCGCCTGTCACCTCTGCCCGGACGGGCCGGGTGTTCAGCCAGACCCGCAGTTGCCGCGACGTGAGGTAGGGGGCGAGCATCCCCTCCAGCACACGCAGGGCCACGCGCGGCTCGTGGCAGAGCCGTCCCACATTCCCTGCTCCTGGATTCAGGTGGGGATTGGAGGCCGCCTCCTGGGTAATCTGGGGGTGCGTGCGGTAGACCTGCCGGACCCCTTCCCGGAATTCGCGGTAGGAGGCGGTGGCGCCGTACTCCTCGACCCAGATGGCCTCGTCGGGCGGAACCGCCTGGCTGGTGAGCTGGCCGCCGATCCAGGGCGATTCCTCGGTGAGGATCACCTGCCGTCCCAGCCGCAGGGCGCTCAGGGCCGCCGCGACGCCGCCGACGCCGCCGCCGACGATCAGGATTTCGGTGCGGTGTTCCGTCATCCCTTGGTCCCGCTGGCCGCGAGGCTCTCGATAAAGGTACGCTGCGCCATCAGGAAGGCCAGCAGGACGGGCAGGGCCACCAGCACGCTGGCCGCCAGGGTCAGGTTCCAGTAGGTGCCCCCGAGGGGGTCGGTGAAGCGTTGCAGGGCGAGCGGCAGGGTCATCTTGGCCTCGTCGTTCAGGTAAATGAGCGGGTTGAAGTAGTCGTTCCAGGAGTTCAGGACGGCGAAGATCGCCACCGTCGCCAGCACGGGACGGGAGAGGGGCAGCATGATGTGGCGAAAGACCCCCAGCGTGCCCAGGCCGTCGATCCGCCCGGCCTCCTCCAGTTCGCGCGGCAGCGTGATGAAGTGCTGGCGCATCAGGAAGACCGACAGCGCCCCGGTGGCACTGAAGATTTGCAGGAGAATGATCGGCACCAGGGTATTGGTGAGATGCAGATTCTTGAACGCGATGAACTGCGGGATCGCCACCAGTTCCGCCGGGACCATCATGGCGGCCAGGGTCATCACAAAGGCCACGTCACGCCCGGGGAAGCGCATCCGCGCGAAGGCGTATCCCGCGGTCGCGGAAAGGAGCATCGTCACCGGCACGCTGATGATCAGTGTAAGCAGGCTGTTGAGGTACTGCCGGGCAAAGGGGTACCCCGCGAAAACCTGCGTGAAGTTCTTCAGCCCCGCGTCCACGTTCAGGCTGAAGGGGCTGCCGAAGATGCCCTGCGCCGACTTCAGGC includes the following:
- a CDS encoding FAD-dependent oxidoreductase — translated: MTEHRTEILIVGGGVGGVAAALSALRLGRQVILTEESPWIGGQLTSQAVPPDEAIWVEEYGATASYREFREGVRQVYRTHPQITQEAASNPHLNPGAGNVGRLCHEPRVALRVLEGMLAPYLTSRQLRVWLNTRPVRAEVTGDQIGAVTFQHESGEEHTVHAASFLDATELGELTELSGAESVIGAEGQGETGEPHALHEADPLNQQAITWCFAMDHREGEDHTIPQPQSYDYWRRYQAPFWPAPQLSWTYPHPITDAPVYRDLFSDPVERAHKGDFWHYRRIVAGRHYCPPTGDVTLVNWPQNDYWLGPLVGVPEEEKERHLEAAKELSLSLLYWMQTEAPRHDGKGEGYPGLRLRGDLTGTELTHGLALRPYIREARRIRAQFTVTENMIGVEARGNQQGAEVFPDSVGIGQYRIDLHPGTGGRGYVDVASWPFQIPLGALIPVRLGNLIAAGKTLGVTHITNGCYRLHPVEWNTGEAAGALAAFSLERGESPAAIRERHLPDFQQLLTRLGLPLAWPEAYRLTPSPGF
- a CDS encoding carbohydrate ABC transporter permease encodes the protein MGPGRIARPPARPPWTLLLYVLLVLVCLPFVLPILWMFLSSLKSAQGIFGSPFSLNVDAGLKNFTQVFAGYPFARQYLNSLLTLIISVPVTMLLSATAGYAFARMRFPGRDVAFVMTLAAMMVPAELVAIPQFIAFKNLHLTNTLVPIILLQIFSATGALSVFLMRQHFITLPRELEEAGRIDGLGTLGVFRHIMLPLSRPVLATVAIFAVLNSWNDYFNPLIYLNDEAKMTLPLALQRFTDPLGGTYWNLTLAASVLVALPVLLAFLMAQRTFIESLAASGTKG